In Neovison vison isolate M4711 chromosome 14, ASM_NN_V1, whole genome shotgun sequence, the following proteins share a genomic window:
- the ZNF597 gene encoding zinc finger protein 597 isoform X1 — translation MASTLPTTGAQGPMLFEDLAVYFSQEEYVSLHPAQRSLSRDTTQECFKDMVLMAGGEGKTETSQRLNLESTGFEELATENSSITVPLVYYPEKSETGVGDPERKVSGGAPACKKRLISLLVTIENQTPLLELSQCLGTRALSEILEFPGEEAKNLYKCPECDESFSDNSYLVLHQKIHSGDKKYKCGDCGKIFNHRANLRTHRRIHTGEKPYKCAECGSSFRQHSHLSRHRNIHVKEKPHTCSICGRGFTWLPGLSQHQKIHTAKTYECTNCGKYFGQNTNLGLREKTHMSATQYRCPRCVKCFGQPSHLFLPEQGHEDDSEHCSDCGENLLLFSKFKPLKCPECAKTFLRVSELISHQSIHRGEKPHKCKTCAKSFILDSELACHQKSHMGEEPFKCSTCGKGFRLYMHLTVHQQTHTKTTT, via the exons ATGGCGTCCACGCTTCCGACAACGGGGGCCCAG GGGCCAATGCTGTTTGAGGATCTGGCTGTGTATTTTTCTCAAGAGGAGTATGTGAGTCTGCACCCTGCCCAGAGGTCCCTCAGCAGAGACACTACCCAGGAGTGTTTCAAGGATATGGTCTTGATGG CAGGAGGGGAAGGCAAGACTGAGACTTCTCAACGGTTGAATCTAGAGTCTACGGGATTTGAAGAACTTGCCACAGAAAACTCCTCTATCACTGTGCCCCTTGTCTATTACCCAGAAAAATCCGAGACTGGAGTTGGAGACCCAGAAAGGAAAGTATCAGGTGGAGCTCCTGCTTGCAAGAAAAGGCTCATAAGCCTATTAGTTACCATTGAAAACCAAACCCCATTACTAGAACTATCTCAATGTTTAGGAACCAGAGCACTTTCTGAAATTCTTGAATTTCCTGGGGAAGAAGCCAAAAATTTGTACAAGTGTCCTGAATGTGATGAAAGCTTCAGTGATAATTCATACCTTGTTTTGCATCAGAAAATTCATTCAGGGGACAAAAAGTATAAATGTGGTGACTGTGGGAAGATTTTCAATCATAGAGCCAATCTGAGGACACACAGGAGGATCCATACTGGTGAGAAGCCTTATAAGTGTGCTGAGTGTGGCAGCAGCTTCCGCCAGCACTCACATCTGTCTCGGCACAGGAATATCCACGTAAAGGAGAAACCCCACACATGTAGCATATGTGGAAGAGGTTTTACGTGGCTCCCAGGATTGTCACAGCATCAGAAAATCCACACTGCTAAAACTTATGAATGTACCAACTGCGGTAAATATTTTGGTCAGAACACAAATCTGGGTTTGCGCGAGAAAACGCACATGTCAGCCACCCAGTACCGGTGCCCTCGGTGTGTGAAGTGTTTCGGGCAGCCCTCACACCTTTTTCTGCCCGAGCAGGGTCATGAGGATGACTCTGAACACTGCAGTGACTGTGGGGAGAATCTACTTTTGTTCTCAAAATTCAAACCCTTAAAATGTCCTGAGTGTGCGAAGACCTTCCTTCGTGTTTCCGAGCTCATTTCCCATCAGAGCATTCATAGAGGGGAAAAGCCCCATAAATGCAAAACATGTGCAAAAAGTTTTATTCTGGATTCAGAGCTTGCATGTCACCAGAAGAGCCACATGGGAGAGGAACCTTTTAAATGTAGCACATGTGGGAAAGGTTTCAGGTTGTATATGCATCTCACTGTTCATCAGCAAACCCATACGAAAACCACCACGTAA
- the ZNF597 gene encoding zinc finger protein 597 isoform X2 — protein MASTLPTTGAQGPMLFEDLAVYFSQEEYVSLHPAQRSLSRDTTQECFKDMVLMGGEGKTETSQRLNLESTGFEELATENSSITVPLVYYPEKSETGVGDPERKVSGGAPACKKRLISLLVTIENQTPLLELSQCLGTRALSEILEFPGEEAKNLYKCPECDESFSDNSYLVLHQKIHSGDKKYKCGDCGKIFNHRANLRTHRRIHTGEKPYKCAECGSSFRQHSHLSRHRNIHVKEKPHTCSICGRGFTWLPGLSQHQKIHTAKTYECTNCGKYFGQNTNLGLREKTHMSATQYRCPRCVKCFGQPSHLFLPEQGHEDDSEHCSDCGENLLLFSKFKPLKCPECAKTFLRVSELISHQSIHRGEKPHKCKTCAKSFILDSELACHQKSHMGEEPFKCSTCGKGFRLYMHLTVHQQTHTKTTT, from the exons ATGGCGTCCACGCTTCCGACAACGGGGGCCCAG GGGCCAATGCTGTTTGAGGATCTGGCTGTGTATTTTTCTCAAGAGGAGTATGTGAGTCTGCACCCTGCCCAGAGGTCCCTCAGCAGAGACACTACCCAGGAGTGTTTCAAGGATATGGTCTTGATGG GAGGGGAAGGCAAGACTGAGACTTCTCAACGGTTGAATCTAGAGTCTACGGGATTTGAAGAACTTGCCACAGAAAACTCCTCTATCACTGTGCCCCTTGTCTATTACCCAGAAAAATCCGAGACTGGAGTTGGAGACCCAGAAAGGAAAGTATCAGGTGGAGCTCCTGCTTGCAAGAAAAGGCTCATAAGCCTATTAGTTACCATTGAAAACCAAACCCCATTACTAGAACTATCTCAATGTTTAGGAACCAGAGCACTTTCTGAAATTCTTGAATTTCCTGGGGAAGAAGCCAAAAATTTGTACAAGTGTCCTGAATGTGATGAAAGCTTCAGTGATAATTCATACCTTGTTTTGCATCAGAAAATTCATTCAGGGGACAAAAAGTATAAATGTGGTGACTGTGGGAAGATTTTCAATCATAGAGCCAATCTGAGGACACACAGGAGGATCCATACTGGTGAGAAGCCTTATAAGTGTGCTGAGTGTGGCAGCAGCTTCCGCCAGCACTCACATCTGTCTCGGCACAGGAATATCCACGTAAAGGAGAAACCCCACACATGTAGCATATGTGGAAGAGGTTTTACGTGGCTCCCAGGATTGTCACAGCATCAGAAAATCCACACTGCTAAAACTTATGAATGTACCAACTGCGGTAAATATTTTGGTCAGAACACAAATCTGGGTTTGCGCGAGAAAACGCACATGTCAGCCACCCAGTACCGGTGCCCTCGGTGTGTGAAGTGTTTCGGGCAGCCCTCACACCTTTTTCTGCCCGAGCAGGGTCATGAGGATGACTCTGAACACTGCAGTGACTGTGGGGAGAATCTACTTTTGTTCTCAAAATTCAAACCCTTAAAATGTCCTGAGTGTGCGAAGACCTTCCTTCGTGTTTCCGAGCTCATTTCCCATCAGAGCATTCATAGAGGGGAAAAGCCCCATAAATGCAAAACATGTGCAAAAAGTTTTATTCTGGATTCAGAGCTTGCATGTCACCAGAAGAGCCACATGGGAGAGGAACCTTTTAAATGTAGCACATGTGGGAAAGGTTTCAGGTTGTATATGCATCTCACTGTTCATCAGCAAACCCATACGAAAACCACCACGTAA